In Micromonospora sp. NBC_01813, the following are encoded in one genomic region:
- a CDS encoding DUF6907 domain-containing protein, whose translation MNTVPTPNPLPNDLPRCGEPAAHRIEAAADAHGNLDASVYVCAGHLVPAAWSLTFAGFTSHVIPHRPAPMGQVKRCGDGMDYTGPTAVALTAPTAGQVPAQLVDEQTDTDPAWSPLDGPVPVDQADADRALVEKVYNAGQVYTGRDVLAMFNLGMELGYRTARRSDDQAAKDGGRCPLWCTLDHGRREPADVETGSRLHSRTLLRIDHGDQLAVRVEVSACEDLDGVDHDAPAVSVEAKDVLTAAEARQAAAALLRGADLLDGVLPGRRDVPGPLVSQLTGGLR comes from the coding sequence ATGAACACCGTACCCACCCCCAACCCGTTGCCGAACGACCTACCACGCTGCGGCGAGCCGGCCGCCCACCGGATCGAGGCCGCCGCCGACGCTCACGGCAACCTCGACGCGTCGGTGTACGTGTGCGCCGGGCACCTCGTTCCGGCTGCCTGGTCGCTGACGTTCGCCGGCTTCACCTCGCACGTGATTCCGCACCGCCCCGCCCCGATGGGCCAGGTGAAGCGCTGCGGCGACGGCATGGACTACACCGGCCCGACCGCCGTGGCGCTGACCGCCCCCACCGCCGGGCAGGTGCCGGCCCAGCTCGTCGACGAGCAGACGGACACCGACCCGGCCTGGTCGCCGCTCGACGGCCCGGTGCCCGTCGACCAGGCCGACGCTGACCGGGCGCTGGTCGAGAAGGTCTACAACGCCGGGCAGGTCTACACCGGCCGTGACGTGCTCGCGATGTTCAACCTCGGCATGGAACTCGGCTACCGCACCGCCCGGCGCAGCGACGACCAGGCGGCGAAGGACGGCGGCCGCTGCCCACTGTGGTGCACCCTCGACCACGGCCGGCGGGAACCGGCCGACGTCGAGACCGGTTCGCGGCTGCACTCGCGGACCCTGCTGCGGATCGACCACGGCGACCAGCTGGCGGTCAGGGTCGAGGTGTCGGCGTGCGAGGACCTCGACGGCGTCGACCACGACGCGCCGGCCGTGTCGGTCGAGGCGAAGGACGTCCTGACGGCTGCCGAGGCGCGGCAGGCGGCGGCGGCGTTGCTGCGCGGTGCCGATCTGCTCGACGGTGTGCTGCCCGGCCGGCGGGACGTGCCGGGCCCGCTGGTGTCGCAGCTGACCGGCGGCCTGCGGTGA
- a CDS encoding integrase core domain-containing protein produces the protein MLFRLAYLGVTNTPACCTRSWCSNGNCTATGSGSPPADRAWLAALLHSLPRTVRNRLRLLVRPETVLRWHRDLIAHRHARRSRPHPAGRPRTVRSIRRLVLRLASENPAWGYRRIHGELLVLGVKVAASTVWEILKEAGVDPAPERTSSSWAAFLRSQAHAVIAADFFETTTLTGTRLYVLAVIGHATRRIRLLGVTAHPTAAWVTQTARNLVMDLEDAGCQVKYMIRDRDGKYPVLFDTVLADVGIDMVLSGVRVPRMNAIMERWVRTCRRELLDRTLILHQRHLRHALREYEVFYNEHRPHQGISNVRPLAPLPEPITDPDRLARLNIHRRDRLGGILHEYEHAA, from the coding sequence GTGCTGTTCCGACTGGCGTACCTCGGCGTGACCAACACTCCGGCCTGCTGCACCAGATCATGGTGCTCGAACGGCAACTGCACGGCGACCGGGTCCGGTTCACCCCCGGCGGACCGGGCCTGGCTCGCGGCTCTGCTGCACTCGCTGCCGCGAACCGTGCGCAACCGTCTGCGGTTGCTGGTGCGCCCGGAGACCGTGCTGCGCTGGCACCGGGACCTGATCGCCCACCGGCACGCCCGCCGTTCCCGGCCCCACCCGGCCGGGCGGCCACGAACCGTCCGGTCGATCCGCCGGCTGGTCCTGCGCCTGGCCTCGGAGAACCCCGCCTGGGGATACCGCCGTATCCACGGCGAACTGCTCGTGCTGGGCGTCAAGGTCGCCGCGTCCACCGTCTGGGAGATCCTGAAAGAGGCGGGTGTCGATCCGGCACCCGAGCGCACCAGCAGCTCCTGGGCGGCGTTCCTGCGCTCCCAGGCCCACGCCGTCATTGCCGCGGACTTCTTCGAGACGACCACGCTGACCGGCACCCGCCTCTACGTCCTGGCCGTCATCGGGCATGCCACCCGCCGCATCCGACTCCTCGGCGTGACAGCGCACCCGACCGCAGCCTGGGTGACCCAGACCGCACGCAACCTGGTGATGGACCTGGAAGACGCCGGCTGCCAGGTGAAATACATGATCCGGGACAGGGACGGCAAGTACCCGGTCCTGTTCGACACCGTCCTCGCCGACGTCGGTATCGACATGGTCCTCAGCGGAGTCCGGGTACCCCGGATGAACGCGATCATGGAACGCTGGGTCCGGACCTGCCGGCGTGAACTCCTCGACCGGACGCTGATCCTCCACCAGCGGCACTTGCGGCACGCGCTTCGCGAATACGAGGTCTTCTACAACGAGCATCGCCCTCATCAGGGCATCTCCAACGTCCGGCCACTCGCGCCACTGCCCGAACCGATCACCGACCCGGACCGTCTCGCCCGCCTGAACATCCACCGACGTGACCGCCTCGGCGGCATCCTCCACGAATACGAACATGCCGCCTGA
- a CDS encoding ribbon-helix-helix domain-containing protein: MSEPDFDWMSKDEVITWFQNTDSLAPVIRSMTAVPATGGVPEAPMMLVSIRLPVALVEQLDRIAGESATRRSDVVRDALTGYVATRTAPVGQHEAEHALDVLRRIVTAHTGEGHADAA, from the coding sequence GTGAGTGAGCCGGATTTCGACTGGATGAGCAAGGACGAGGTCATCACCTGGTTTCAGAACACCGACAGCCTGGCGCCGGTGATCAGGTCGATGACCGCGGTGCCGGCGACCGGTGGCGTACCGGAGGCGCCGATGATGCTGGTGAGCATCCGGCTGCCCGTCGCGCTCGTCGAGCAGCTCGACCGTATCGCCGGGGAGTCGGCGACCCGCCGGTCCGACGTCGTCCGCGACGCCTTGACTGGGTACGTGGCGACCCGTACCGCGCCGGTTGGCCAGCACGAGGCCGAGCATGCCCTCGATGTGCTCCGCCGTATCGTCACCGCGCACACTGGCGAGGGCCACGCCGACGCGGCCTGA
- a CDS encoding integrase core domain-containing protein, translating into MIGLGYRLAASTIWAILTTTGAGPAPRRAGPTWTEFLTTQAKGILACDFLHVDTIGLTRIYVLFLMEIATRRVHLLGATTSPTGEWVAQQAHNLMMDLGEHAGQFRFLIRDRDTKYTAAFDTVFHAEGVEVLRTPPQAPRANAFAERWVRTIRRECLDRILIYNTRHLLVVLPEYLAHYNRHRPHQGHGQRPPDRDTIPAPVTDLDAVRVRRRKAVHALINEYEQAA; encoded by the coding sequence ATGATCGGCCTGGGCTACCGACTCGCGGCCAGCACGATCTGGGCGATCCTGACCACCACCGGTGCAGGTCCGGCTCCACGACGTGCGGGACCGACCTGGACCGAGTTCCTCACCACCCAGGCCAAAGGCATCCTGGCCTGCGACTTCCTACACGTCGACACCATCGGACTAACCCGCATCTACGTCCTGTTTCTCATGGAGATCGCGACCCGGCGAGTCCACCTCCTGGGCGCCACGACCAGCCCGACCGGCGAGTGGGTGGCGCAGCAGGCCCACAACCTCATGATGGACCTGGGCGAGCATGCCGGCCAGTTCCGGTTCCTGATCCGGGACCGGGACACCAAGTACACCGCCGCATTCGACACCGTCTTCCACGCCGAGGGTGTCGAGGTGCTCCGAACACCACCGCAGGCACCCCGGGCCAACGCCTTCGCGGAGCGCTGGGTCCGCACCATCCGGCGGGAGTGCCTGGACCGGATCCTGATCTACAACACCCGACATCTGCTCGTCGTGCTGCCGGAGTACCTGGCGCACTACAACCGGCATCGCCCGCATCAGGGTCACGGACAACGCCCCCCTGACCGCGACACGATCCCAGCCCCGGTGACCGACCTGGATGCCGTCCGAGTACGACGCAGGAAGGCCGTCCACGCGTTGATCAACGAGTACGAGCAGGCCGCGTAG
- a CDS encoding FG-GAP-like repeat-containing protein, with the protein MSSRTSRNSKRLPRNVVSALILSLLITVGVLASGPPAHAVTVRDAIVTTAQSQLGKTNCSPHSGYYNSCGIHWCANFARWVWSQAGVTPVTGLNSWAQSFKVYGFAHNTYHARSGYTPQPGDAVIFDWNPGQADDHPIDHVAIVTAVSGGKVYYTGGNQGSGAPTVTQVTAENMSLSSGYIDGYVSPANAGSDSGAPSDDSGPKAVPGFADVNGDGRSDLIAQNSTDTWVRLSNGAGYNAPAQWSNVAFYGSVANHVGDVNGDGRADLIAQNDYSVWVMTSTGNSFNAPTQWSAAHFGGAVADHVGDITGDGRADLIAQNGSSVWVMTSTGSSLNAPAQWSTSAFYGSVADHVGDITGDGRADLIAQNGSSVWVMTSTGSSLNAPAQWSTSAFYGSVADHVGDITGDGRADLIAQNGSSVWVMTSTGSSLNAPAQWSTGAFHGTIANHG; encoded by the coding sequence ATGTCTTCACGCACATCGCGCAACAGCAAGAGATTGCCACGCAACGTCGTAAGCGCACTCATACTTTCGCTGCTCATTACTGTTGGCGTTCTCGCCTCGGGACCTCCGGCCCATGCCGTCACTGTCCGGGATGCCATTGTCACGACCGCCCAGAGTCAACTAGGTAAAACGAACTGCAGCCCACACTCTGGGTACTACAACAGTTGCGGGATCCATTGGTGTGCAAACTTCGCCCGTTGGGTCTGGTCGCAAGCGGGCGTGACGCCGGTGACCGGGCTTAACTCGTGGGCTCAGTCTTTTAAGGTGTATGGATTTGCGCACAATACGTATCACGCCAGGTCAGGCTACACGCCGCAACCAGGTGATGCAGTAATCTTTGACTGGAATCCTGGCCAAGCGGACGACCATCCGATCGACCACGTCGCGATCGTGACGGCGGTTTCGGGCGGGAAGGTTTACTACACCGGCGGGAATCAGGGAAGCGGCGCGCCTACCGTTACCCAGGTAACGGCGGAGAACATGTCACTTTCCAGCGGGTACATTGATGGCTACGTTTCCCCCGCAAATGCCGGCTCTGACAGTGGGGCACCGAGCGACGATTCCGGACCTAAGGCGGTGCCCGGCTTTGCTGATGTCAACGGTGACGGGCGGTCCGACCTCATCGCGCAGAACAGCACCGACACGTGGGTTCGTCTCTCGAACGGCGCAGGCTACAACGCGCCGGCACAGTGGTCGAACGTTGCGTTCTATGGTTCTGTGGCTAATCACGTCGGCGACGTCAATGGTGATGGAAGGGCCGACCTTATCGCCCAAAACGATTACTCCGTCTGGGTCATGACGTCGACAGGCAATTCGTTCAATGCGCCGACTCAATGGTCGGCCGCGCACTTCGGCGGTGCTGTTGCTGATCATGTTGGGGATATCACCGGGGATGGCCGCGCCGATCTCATCGCGCAGAACGGTTCGAGTGTTTGGGTCATGACGTCGACCGGTTCCTCGCTGAACGCGCCTGCCCAATGGTCCACCTCGGCGTTCTATGGTTCTGTTGCTGATCACGTTGGGGATATCACCGGGGATGGCCGCGCCGATCTCATCGCGCAGAACGGTTCGAGTGTTTGGGTCATGACGTCGACCGGTTCCTCGCTGAACGCGCCTGCCCAATGGTCCACCTCGGCGTTCTATGGTTCTGTTGCTGATCACGTTGGGGATATCACCGGGGATGGCCGCGCCGATCTCATCGCGCAGAACGGTTCGAGTGTTTGGGTCATGACGTCGACCGGTTCCTCGCTGAACGCGCCTGCCCAATGGTCCACTGGCGCCTTCCACGGCACCATCGCCAATCACGGCTAG
- a CDS encoding sensor histidine kinase, whose amino-acid sequence MSFRLRVLLLVVLVAVTATVATGWLTLRQASQQFSDSATVDRSQLALISDRLRDYGEQHGTWEGVVGLIQDLHGQTGQRIHLVSESGIVIVDTDTLRQQDARPLGSASSLLDPRPQISLSGATGNVAEAVIDAIINYRREVRVAACLTRNGVGVAAFPDSLGLPRFVPSADARTFADRTVDTCERAEVTPEERKAAILRVARCAQDPLTAPTQDFPPQPGRAPPVEDSRLDCLARAFTEQISDVAPVPAVVYLGARGDPAFTLAVGPLLAAAAGMALVVIVGTVLLSHRVLRPIGILTAAAHRLGRGDLDSRVPVHGNDELAELGRSFNRMAESLRRGEERQRRLVADVAHELRTPLANLRGYLEALSDGVIRPSPELFASLHEEAVLQQRIVDDLQDLALAEAGNLAYYRVEVDLADLLETCHVAHRALAESAGVALTLPHHPPLHDDPRPADGSSPLVYADPDRLRQTMGNLITNALRATPSGGTVSLRLDRDGTCARIQVVDTGIGIESAALPHIFDRFWRADPARGRHTGGGGLGLAIVRQIINDHGGTISVTSEVGVGTTFTIRLPEIGHPAGR is encoded by the coding sequence GTGAGCTTCCGGCTACGGGTTCTGCTGCTGGTCGTCCTCGTCGCGGTGACCGCCACCGTGGCGACCGGGTGGCTGACCCTGCGGCAGGCGTCCCAGCAGTTCAGCGACTCGGCAACCGTCGACCGGAGCCAGTTGGCGCTGATCAGCGACCGGCTGCGGGACTACGGCGAGCAACACGGCACCTGGGAGGGCGTCGTCGGCCTGATCCAGGACCTGCACGGCCAGACGGGCCAGCGAATCCATCTCGTCTCCGAATCCGGCATCGTCATAGTCGACACCGACACGCTGCGGCAACAGGACGCCCGACCACTCGGCAGCGCCAGCAGTTTGCTCGATCCCCGTCCCCAGATCTCGTTGTCGGGTGCCACCGGCAACGTGGCGGAGGCCGTCATCGACGCGATCATCAACTACCGGCGCGAGGTCCGGGTGGCCGCCTGCCTGACCCGCAACGGCGTCGGGGTCGCCGCCTTCCCGGATTCCCTCGGCCTGCCGCGTTTCGTCCCCTCCGCCGACGCGCGGACGTTCGCCGACCGCACCGTCGACACATGCGAGCGGGCGGAGGTCACGCCAGAGGAGAGGAAGGCCGCCATTCTCCGGGTGGCCCGCTGCGCCCAAGATCCGCTGACGGCACCCACGCAGGACTTTCCCCCGCAGCCCGGACGGGCACCACCGGTCGAGGATTCCCGGCTGGACTGCCTGGCGCGGGCGTTCACCGAACAGATCAGCGACGTCGCGCCCGTACCCGCGGTGGTGTATCTCGGCGCCCGCGGTGATCCGGCGTTCACCCTCGCGGTCGGCCCGCTTCTCGCCGCCGCCGCCGGCATGGCACTGGTGGTGATCGTCGGCACCGTGCTGCTGAGTCACCGGGTGCTGCGGCCGATCGGCATCCTGACCGCCGCCGCTCACCGGCTCGGCCGGGGCGACCTGGACAGCCGGGTCCCGGTACACGGAAACGACGAACTCGCCGAATTGGGGCGTTCGTTCAACCGGATGGCCGAGTCGCTGCGGCGCGGCGAGGAGCGACAGCGGCGGCTCGTCGCCGACGTGGCGCACGAACTGCGGACACCGCTGGCGAACCTGCGCGGCTATCTCGAGGCGCTCTCCGACGGGGTGATCCGGCCGAGCCCCGAACTATTCGCCTCGCTGCACGAGGAGGCCGTGCTGCAGCAACGAATCGTGGACGACCTGCAGGATCTGGCGTTGGCCGAGGCCGGGAACCTCGCCTACTACCGGGTCGAGGTCGACCTGGCCGACCTGCTGGAGACCTGCCACGTCGCGCACCGCGCCCTGGCAGAGTCGGCCGGCGTGGCCCTGACACTGCCCCATCACCCGCCGCTCCACGACGATCCCCGACCGGCCGATGGCAGCTCGCCGCTGGTCTACGCAGATCCAGATCGGCTGCGCCAGACGATGGGCAACCTGATCACGAACGCGCTGCGGGCGACACCGTCCGGCGGCACCGTGTCGCTGCGGCTCGACAGGGACGGCACTTGCGCCCGGATCCAGGTCGTCGACACCGGAATCGGGATCGAATCGGCCGCCCTGCCGCACATCTTCGACCGGTTCTGGCGCGCCGACCCGGCCCGGGGCCGGCACACCGGTGGCGGCGGGCTGGGGCTGGCGATCGTCCGGCAGATCATCAACGACCACGGCGGGACGATAAGCGTCACCAGTGAGGTCGGCGTCGGCACGACGTTCACGATCAGACTGCCGGAGATCGGGCACCCCGCAGGGAGATGA
- a CDS encoding response regulator transcription factor, whose product MAGRILVAEDDPKQANLVRLYLEREGHSVRVVGDGRAALDEYRSRRPDLVILDVMMPVVDGLDVCRIMRAESDVPLLLLTARTTEEDILLGLDIGADDYVTKPYSPRELVARVRALLRRAGVVNAGIQAILRVGDLEIDPGRFEVRVAGRPVTLTAKEFGILEVLAGEPGRAFTRAQIIERAFGFDRDVLERTVDAHVMNLRRKTEEDPTEPRFVQTVFGRGYRLAVPAVTS is encoded by the coding sequence ATGGCCGGGCGGATTCTGGTCGCCGAGGATGACCCGAAACAGGCGAACCTCGTACGCCTCTATCTGGAGCGCGAGGGACACAGCGTGCGGGTCGTCGGCGATGGCCGGGCCGCCCTCGACGAGTACCGGTCCCGCCGGCCCGACCTGGTGATTCTCGACGTGATGATGCCGGTCGTAGACGGGCTCGACGTCTGCCGGATCATGCGCGCCGAGTCCGACGTCCCGCTGCTGCTGCTCACCGCCCGCACCACCGAGGAGGACATCCTGCTCGGCCTCGACATCGGCGCGGACGACTACGTCACCAAGCCGTACAGCCCGCGGGAGTTGGTCGCCCGGGTCCGCGCGTTGCTACGCCGGGCCGGGGTGGTCAACGCCGGGATTCAGGCGATCCTGCGGGTGGGTGATCTGGAGATCGACCCGGGCCGGTTCGAGGTACGGGTCGCCGGACGCCCGGTGACGTTGACCGCGAAGGAGTTCGGCATCCTCGAGGTGCTGGCCGGCGAACCCGGGCGGGCGTTCACCCGGGCCCAGATCATCGAGCGGGCGTTCGGCTTCGACCGGGACGTCCTGGAACGCACGGTCGACGCCCACGTGATGAACCTCCGCCGCAAAACCGAGGAGGACCCCACCGAGCCACGCTTCGTCCAGACCGTCTTCGGTCGTGGCTACCGGCTCGCCGTACCGGCCGTCACGTCGTGA
- a CDS encoding phytanoyl-CoA dioxygenase family protein: MGRERLMFDYQGRTGYEPISDVDRKEFHEQGFLLLRQVLTEDHRAALEEAVDRIHARMSAAGNTTKDDTLHLLGFLERDELFGELLTHPITFPYVWGLAGWNIYSHHNHLDVTPPATEPERPYWGWHQDGYRQNSDPETMDPNLPRPMFSLKVAYVLTDLSQTGRGATKVIPGSHLWNSLPRPADLTTQNPDPAGAVEITAEPGDAFIFDRRLWHSRSTNLSSITRKMLFVGYTYRWIRPLDEPDLDRAGAWWAARSPVQRQLLGEGSHTANYWGIDWDGYVDDSIPLRAALKQRGLLDRSVPWLR; this comes from the coding sequence ATGGGGAGAGAACGGCTGATGTTCGACTACCAGGGCAGAACGGGCTACGAGCCGATCAGCGACGTCGACCGGAAGGAGTTCCACGAGCAGGGCTTCCTGCTGCTCCGCCAGGTGTTGACCGAGGATCACCGGGCAGCCCTGGAGGAGGCGGTCGACCGGATCCACGCCCGGATGTCCGCAGCCGGCAACACCACAAAGGACGACACGTTGCACCTGCTCGGATTCCTGGAGCGGGACGAACTCTTCGGCGAATTGCTCACGCACCCGATCACGTTCCCCTACGTCTGGGGGCTGGCCGGCTGGAACATCTACAGCCACCACAACCACCTGGACGTGACGCCACCGGCGACCGAGCCGGAACGGCCCTACTGGGGCTGGCATCAGGACGGCTACCGGCAGAACTCCGACCCGGAGACGATGGATCCGAACCTGCCCCGGCCGATGTTCTCGCTCAAGGTCGCCTACGTCCTGACCGATCTCTCCCAGACCGGCCGGGGTGCGACGAAGGTCATCCCCGGTAGCCACCTGTGGAACTCGTTGCCCCGGCCGGCCGACCTGACCACGCAGAACCCGGATCCCGCCGGCGCGGTCGAGATCACCGCCGAGCCCGGTGACGCCTTCATCTTCGACCGCCGGCTCTGGCACTCCCGCTCCACCAACCTCTCCAGCATCACCCGGAAGATGCTCTTCGTCGGCTACACCTACCGCTGGATCCGCCCCCTCGACGAACCCGACCTCGACCGGGCCGGCGCCTGGTGGGCGGCGCGCAGCCCGGTTCAGCGGCAGTTGCTCGGCGAGGGCAGCCACACCGCCAACTACTGGGGCATCGACTGGGACGGCTATGTTGACGACTCCATCCCGCTACGGGCCGCTCTCAAGCAACGCGGACTCCTCGACCGCAGCGTCCCCTGGCTGAGGTGA
- a CDS encoding response regulator transcription factor, with protein MIADDDAAIRESLERVLQVEGYDTSTVANGLAVLDGVGGDTLDLLILDVMMPRLGGLETCRRLRAAGRDLPVLMLTARDQVSDRVAGLDAGADDYLPKPFATEELLARVRALLRRRTPIDGESQILSFADVRLDPDRFEAWRGGRPLRLTRTEFSLLQVLMRNATRVLTRDALFEAIWGFDMSATANNLQVYVSYLRRKMEAGGEPRMIYTLRGLGYTLRETPP; from the coding sequence ATGATCGCGGATGATGACGCGGCTATCCGTGAGTCGCTGGAGCGGGTGCTCCAGGTCGAGGGTTACGACACCAGCACCGTCGCCAACGGTCTCGCCGTGCTCGACGGGGTCGGCGGTGACACGCTGGATCTGCTGATCCTCGACGTGATGATGCCCCGCCTCGGCGGGTTGGAGACCTGCCGGCGGTTGCGGGCGGCGGGTCGGGATCTGCCGGTGCTGATGCTGACCGCCCGGGATCAGGTCTCCGACCGGGTCGCGGGGCTGGACGCGGGCGCCGACGACTATCTGCCCAAACCGTTCGCCACCGAGGAGTTGCTGGCCCGGGTACGGGCTCTGCTGCGCCGGCGTACGCCGATCGACGGGGAGTCGCAGATCCTGTCGTTCGCCGACGTCCGGCTCGATCCCGACAGGTTTGAGGCGTGGCGGGGCGGACGGCCGCTGCGCCTGACCCGGACCGAGTTCTCCCTCCTGCAGGTCCTCATGCGCAACGCGACCCGGGTGTTGACCCGAGACGCGCTGTTCGAGGCGATCTGGGGCTTCGACATGAGCGCCACTGCCAACAACCTTCAGGTATATGTGAGCTATCTGCGCCGCAAGATGGAGGCCGGGGGTGAGCCGCGGATGATCTACACGCTGCGCGGCCTGGGGTACACGTTGCGGGAGACTCCTCCGTGA
- a CDS encoding HAMP domain-containing sensor histidine kinase, whose product MSRPAGREPRRLARWWRRRSLRTRLTVIAATAIAVSVFVAFQVANELLDSELQDSAENQLRADSRVLATNAEGAGLAQVQLPPYPGSGLLVRVILPDGSTRTPAGQPALPPVSEHAGRVAQGGLADLMESNDSDEDGYLVYTLRAGDGAVQVARVVDDSPINQFGFGMLLIGLLCVVGGALVGRTVARTGLAPIDRLTAAAVRVAHTQDLDADIPDEGGGEIRRLIQSINDMLAALRDSRRAQRLLAEDAAHELKTPLTSLRLNVELLIRLDRRGTLDSALPAESRTRLLNDLGTQVAELSTLAAELTDLARGDVSDESTELLDLADVVVAAATRARSRLPDIEVALDVTSVWVSGRPAALQRAVLNLIDNAGKWSPADQPVQVRLRAEGASGVLEVDDAGPGIDAADVPRVFDRFYRADSARALPGSGLGLSIVQRVVDAHGGRATVARSARGGALLRVDLPAAYPPDPIARLAAGEDTAVH is encoded by the coding sequence GTGAGCAGGCCCGCGGGCCGGGAACCGCGCCGGCTGGCCCGATGGTGGCGCCGGCGGTCCCTGCGCACCAGGCTGACGGTGATCGCGGCGACGGCCATCGCGGTCAGCGTGTTCGTGGCCTTCCAGGTGGCCAACGAGCTACTGGACTCGGAGCTGCAGGACAGCGCCGAGAATCAGCTACGCGCCGACTCCCGCGTCCTCGCAACAAACGCGGAGGGCGCCGGTCTGGCGCAGGTCCAGCTACCGCCGTATCCCGGATCCGGTCTGCTGGTGCGGGTCATCCTGCCCGACGGCTCGACCCGGACGCCGGCCGGTCAACCCGCGCTGCCCCCGGTCAGCGAGCACGCCGGGCGCGTGGCGCAGGGCGGCTTGGCCGACCTGATGGAGTCGAACGACAGCGACGAGGACGGCTACCTCGTCTACACGCTGCGGGCGGGCGACGGCGCGGTCCAGGTGGCCCGCGTCGTCGACGACAGCCCGATCAACCAGTTCGGATTCGGCATGCTGCTGATCGGGCTGCTCTGCGTGGTCGGCGGCGCCCTTGTCGGGCGGACCGTGGCGCGGACCGGGCTGGCACCGATCGACCGGCTGACCGCCGCCGCGGTCCGTGTCGCACACACCCAGGATCTCGACGCCGACATCCCGGATGAGGGCGGTGGGGAGATCCGGCGGCTGATCCAGTCGATCAACGACATGCTCGCCGCGCTCCGGGACTCCCGGCGGGCCCAGCGGCTACTCGCCGAGGACGCCGCCCACGAGCTCAAGACCCCGCTCACCAGCCTGCGCCTCAACGTCGAGCTGCTGATCCGGCTCGATCGGCGCGGCACCCTGGACAGCGCTCTGCCGGCGGAGAGCCGGACCCGGCTGCTCAACGATCTCGGCACCCAGGTGGCCGAGTTGAGCACCCTTGCCGCCGAGCTGACCGACCTGGCGCGCGGTGACGTCAGCGACGAGAGCACCGAGCTGCTCGACCTCGCCGACGTGGTGGTGGCCGCCGCGACCCGGGCGCGTTCCCGCCTGCCCGACATCGAGGTCGCGCTCGACGTGACCTCCGTGTGGGTGAGCGGCCGTCCAGCTGCGCTCCAGCGGGCGGTGCTCAACCTCATCGACAACGCCGGTAAGTGGTCCCCCGCGGACCAGCCGGTCCAGGTCCGGCTCCGCGCCGAGGGCGCTTCGGGGGTGCTCGAGGTCGACGACGCCGGGCCGGGCATCGACGCCGCCGACGTGCCGCGGGTGTTCGACCGGTTCTACCGTGCCGACAGCGCGCGGGCGTTGCCGGGATCCGGACTGGGGCTGTCGATCGTGCAGCGGGTCGTTGACGCCCACGGCGGCCGGGCCACCGTCGCCCGCTCCGCGCGCGGTGGCGCGCTTCTTCGGGTCGACCTTCCGGCCGCGTACCCGCCCGACCCGATCGCGCGGCTCGCCGCCGGGGAGGACACCGCGGTGCATTGA